The nucleotide sequence ACGAGGAGAAGCCCATGGCATCCACCAATGATCTGAAGAACGGAATGGTTCTCGACCTCGACGGCCAGCTGTGGCAGGTCCTCTGGTTCCAGCACCACAAGCCCGGCAAGGGCAACACCGTCGTCCGCACCAAGCTGAAGCACGTGCTGACCGGCAAGATCATTGACAAGACGTTCAACTCCGACACCAAGGTCGACACCGCCACCGTCGACCGCCGCGAGATGCAGTACCTGTACCTCGACGGCGAGGACTACGTCTTCATGGACAACACCTCCTACGAGCAGTTCAACATCCCGGGCGAGACCGTCGGCGACGCCAAGGACTACATGCTCGAGAACCAGAACGCGATCGTCGCCACGCACGAGGGCAACCCTCTGTTCATCGAACTCCCGGCCTCGGTCGAGCTCGAGGTCACCTACACCGAGCCCGGCCTGCAGGGCGATCGCTCCACCGGCGGCACCAAGCCCGCGACGCTGGAGACCGGCAAGGTGATCCAGGTCCCGCTGTTCATCACGACGGGCGAGAAGATCAAGGTCGACACCCGCGACGCGTCCTACCAGGGCCGGGTCTCCAACTGACCATGGCAGAGGTCGCCCCCCACTACGGCGCCCAGACGAAGGCGCGCAAGGCCGCCCTGGATATCCTGTTCATGGCGGAGCAGCGCGACGCCGGCCTGAGCGAGACATTCGCCGAGCAGCGGACGCTGAGCGGAAACCCGACCCGTGAGCTGACGCGCAGCATCATCCTCGGTGTCGTGGAGCACGGTCACGACATCGACACGCGCATCATGCACGCGACCACCGACGCTTGGCCGATCGAGCGGATGCCGGCGGTCGACCGCAACCTGGCCCGCATCGCCATCTTCGAGATGGACTACACCGACACCCCGCCCCAGGCCGTGATCGCGGAAGCTGTCCGACTGGCGGGCGACCTTTCCACCGACGAATCACCGGCGTTCCTGAACGGACTATTGTCCAAGGCGCTGGCTGAGAAGCCCACGACGAACTGAACGAGAGGTCACGCATGACTCCCATTCCTGCACTGTTGGTTCTGGAGGATGGGCGCGTGTTTCGTGGCCACTCCTTCGGCGCCGCCGGCGAGACGTTCGGCGAGCTGGTGTTCTCCACCGGGATGTCCGGCTACCAGGAGACCCTGACCGACCCCAGCTACCACCGGCAGGTCGTGCTTGCCACGGCGCCGCACATCGGCAACACCGGCTGGAACGACGAGGACGACGAGTCCGCGCGCATCTGGGTCGCGGGCTACATCGTCCGCGACCCGGCACCCCGCCCGTCGAACTGGCGCTCGCGTCGCAGCCTCGACGCGGAGCTGGACCGCCAGGGCGTCGTCGGCATCGCCGGCATCGACACCCGGGCGCTGACCCGCCACGTCCGCGACGGGGGAGCGCTGCGCGTCGGCATCTCCACCACCACCACGGACCCGACGGCTCTGCTCGACAAGGTCCTCGCCCAGCCGCAGATGGCCGGCGCGGACCTCGTGGGCGACGTGACCACAGCCGAGCCCTACGTCGTGCCTGCCGTCGGCGAGAAGCGCTTCACGGTCGCCGCGGTCGACCTCGGCATCAAGACGATGACGCCCACGCAGCTGGCGGCCCGCGGTATCGAGGTGCACGTGCTGCCCGCCTCCACCACCATCGACGAGATCCGCGCCATCGCACCCGACGGCGTGTTCTTCTCCAACGGGCCGGGCGACCCGGCCACGGCCGACGGCCCCGTCGCGCTGCTGCGCGAGGTCCTGCAGGCCGACATCCCCTACTTCGGCATCTGCTTCGGGAACCAGCTGTTCGGCCGGGCGCTGGGCTTCGGCACCTACAAGCTGAAGTTCGGCCACCGCGGCATCAACCAGCCGGTGATGGACCGCACCACCGGCAAGGTCGAGGTGACCGCGCACAACCACGGCTTCGCCGTCGACGCGCCCACCGACCGCGCCACCACCACCGAGTTCGGCGAGGCCACCGTGAGCCACGTCTGCCTCAACGACGACGTCGTCGAGGGCCTCGAGCTGCACCGCGACGGCCGCCTGGTCGGCTTCTCCGTGCAGTACCACCCGGAGGCCGCGGCCGGCCCCCACGACGCGAACTACCTGTTTGACCGCTTCGTCGACGTCATGTCGGCCGGAAAGGACGCCTGAATGCCCCGCCGCACGGACATCTCCTCGATCCTCGTCATCGGCTCGGGCCCGATCGTCATCGGCCAGGCCTGCGAGTTCGACTACTCCGGCACCCAGGCCTGCCGCGTGCTGCGGGAGGAGGGCTTCCGCGTCATCCTGGTCAACTCCAACCCGGCGACCATCATGACGGACCCCGACTTCGCCGACGCGACCTACGTCGAGCCCATCACGCCGGAGTTCGTGGAGCGGGTCATCGCCAAGGAGCGCCCTGACGCGGTCCTGGCGACCCTCGGTGGTCAGACGGCCCTGAACACCGCCGTGGCGCTGCACGACAGCGGAGTCCTCGCGAAGTACGGCGTCGAACTCATCGGCGCCTCGGTCGAGGCGATCCAGCGCGGCGAGGACCGCGAGGAGTTCAAGAAGATCTGCCTCTCGATGACCGACATTCCCGGCGGCGCCCCCGAGGTCGCGAAGTCGAGTATCTGCCACACGATGGACGAGGTCGTCGCCGCGGCCGAGGAGCTCGGCTACCCCGTGGTCGTGCGCCCGTCGTTCACCATGGGCGGCGTCGGCTCGGGCTTCGCGCACAACGAGGCCGAGCTGCGCAACATCGCCGGCGCGGGGCTGGCCGCCTCGCCCGTCACCGAGGTCCTGATCGAGGAGTCCATTCTCGGCTGGAAGGAGTACGAGCTGGAGGTGATGCGCGACACGAAGGACAATGTCGTCATCATCTGCTCCATCGAGAACTTCGACCCGATGGGCGTCCACACCGGCGACTCCATCACCGTCGCCCCGGCGATGACGCTGACGGACCGCGAGTACCAGCGCATGCGCGACGTCGGCATCGGCGTGATCCGCGCGGTCGGCGTCGACACCGGCGGCTGCAACATCCAGTTCGCGATCAACCCCGTCGACGGCCGCATGATCGTCATCGAGATGAACCCGCGCGTGTCCCGCAGCTCCGCGCTCGCCTCGAAGGCCACCGGCTTCCCGATCGCGAAGATCGCCGCCAAGGTCGCCGTCGGCTACACGCTCGACGAGATCCCCAACGACATCACGCGCGTCACCCCGGCCAGCTTCGAGCCGAGCCTCGACTACGTCATCGTCAAGATCCCGCGCTTCGCGTTCGAGAAGTTCCCCGCCGCGGACCCGTACCTGACGACGCACATGAAGTCCGTCGGCGAGGCGATGGGCATCGGCCGCAACTTCACCGAGGCCCTCGGCAAGGCTCTCCGCTCCCTGGAGGATCCGAAGGCGCCCTTCGAGTTCAACCGGCCGCTCCCGCCGCTCGAGGAGATCCTCGACAGCGCCTCGCGCCCCCACGACGGCCGCATCCAGGACGTCATGAAGGCCATGCGGGCCGGCGCGACCGTCGAGCAGCTGTTCGAGACCACGAAGATCGACCCCTGGTTCCTCGACCAGCTGGCCCTCCTGATGAGCGTCGCGCTCGAGGTCAAGCAGGCCGACGAGCTCACCCCGGAGCTGCTCCGCACCGCCAAGCGCCACGGCCTGGCCGACTCGCAGATCGCCGCGCTGCGCGACCTCAGCACCGACGTCGTCCGCGGCGTCCGCTGGGCGCTCGGCATCCGGCCGGTCTACAAGTCCGTCGACACCTGCGCGGGCGAGTTCGCCGCCACCACGCCGTACTTCTACTCGACCTACGACGAGGAGTCCGAGGTCCCGACGCGCACCAAGGAGGCCGTCATCATCCTCGGCTCCGGGCCCAACCGCATCGGCCAGGGCATCGAGTTCGACTACTCCTGCGTGCACGCCACCATGGCATTGCGGGAGGCCGGCTACGAGACCGTCATGGTCAACTGCAACCCGGAGACCGTCTCGACGGACTACGACACCTCCGACCGCCTGTACTTCGAGCCGCTGACCGCCGAGGACGTCCTCGAGGTCTACCACGCGGAGCTGAAGGCCGGGCCCGTCGCGGGCGTCATCTGCCAGCTGGGCGGCCAGACCCCGCTGAAGCTGGCGCAGACGCTCAAGGACGCCGGCGTGCCGATCGTCGGCACCTCGCCGGAGGCCATCAACCTCGCGGAGGAGCGCGGCGCCTTCGGGCGGGTGCTCGCCCGTGCCGACCTGCCCGCCCCGAAGCACGGCATGGCCGCCTCGGCCCCCGAGGCCAAGGCCATCGCGCAGGAGATCGGCTATCCCGTGCTGGTGCGCCCGAGCTACGTGCTGGGCGGCCGTGGCATGCAGATCGTCTACAACGACGAGGCCCTCGAGACGTATGTCGCGAACGCGACCGAGGTCAGCGAGGAGCGCCCCGTGCTCGTGGACCGGTTCCTCGACGAAGCGGTGGAGATCGACGTCGACGCCCTGTACGACGGCACCGACCTGTACATCGGCGGCGTGATGGAACACATCGAGGAGGCGGGTATCCACTCCGGCGACTCGGCCTGCTCGCTGCCGCCCATCACGCTCGGGGACGCGGTCATCGAGCAGATCCGCCACTACACGCGCGAGATCGCCGACGGGGTCGGGGTCCGCGGCCTGCTCAACATCCAGTTCGCGCTGCACGCCGATACGCTCTACGTCCTCGAGGCCAACCCGCGCGCGTCGAGGACCGTGCCCTTCGTGTCCAAGGCGACCAACACCTCGCTCGCCAAGGCCGCGGCCCGCATCATGCTCGGCACGAGCATCGCGGAGCTGCGGGCCGAGGGGATGCTGCGCGCCACGGGCGACGGCTCGGTCCCCCTGGCCGGGGCCCCGGTCGCGGTCAAGGAGGCCGTGATGCCGTTCAACCGGTTCCGCACCGCCTCCGGCGCCTTCGTCGACACGCTGCTCGGCCCCGAGATGCGTTCCACGGGCGAGGTGATGGGCCTGTCGGACGACTTCGGTACCGCCTACGCCAAGTCCCAGGCCGCCGGCGGCGGCCCGCTGCCCACCTCCGGGAAGATCTTCGTCTCGATCGCCGACCGCGACAAGCGCCACGCGATCTGGCCCATCAAGCGCCTCGTCGACCTCGGCTTCACCGTGCTGGCCACCAGCGGCACCGCGTCGGTCCTGCGCCGCAACGGCGTGGAGGCCGAGGAGGTGTTGAAGCTGTCGGAGATGGCCGAGGGCGCCACGCAGCCGAGCATCATCGAGCGGATCACGTCGGGCGACATCGACCTGATCTTCAACACCCCTGAGGGCACCGGCGACTCCGGCGCCAGCACCCGCGAGGACGGCTACCAGATCCGGACCGCGGCCGTGCTGGCCGACGTGCCGCTCGTGACCACGGTCCCGGGCCTCGGCGCCGCCACGCAGGGCATCGAGGCGCTCCAGCGGGGCGCCATCGACGTGCGCTCCTTGCAGGAGTGGGCCGCGCTGGGGGCGCAGCGGTGACCTCGACCGGAACCACCGCCCTGCGCTCGGCCTACCACCTCGCCCGTGCCGGCCTCTTCCGGTACGCCGGGGGAGACCCGGAAAAGGTCCACGAGCTGACCATCAAGGTCCTCTCGAAGCTCCCCGGCGGCGGCCGGGGAAGGATGGCGGATCCGGTGACGGTCGCGGGCATCCGGTTCCCGAACCGCGTCGGCCTGGCGGCCGGCATGGACAAGGACGGCATCGCCGCGCACGCGTGGGCCCACTTCGGGTTCGGGTTCGCCGAGCTCGGCACGGTCTCGG is from Tessaracoccus palaemonis and encodes:
- the efp gene encoding elongation factor P, which translates into the protein MASTNDLKNGMVLDLDGQLWQVLWFQHHKPGKGNTVVRTKLKHVLTGKIIDKTFNSDTKVDTATVDRREMQYLYLDGEDYVFMDNTSYEQFNIPGETVGDAKDYMLENQNAIVATHEGNPLFIELPASVELEVTYTEPGLQGDRSTGGTKPATLETGKVIQVPLFITTGEKIKVDTRDASYQGRVSN
- the nusB gene encoding transcription antitermination factor NusB, which produces MAEVAPHYGAQTKARKAALDILFMAEQRDAGLSETFAEQRTLSGNPTRELTRSIILGVVEHGHDIDTRIMHATTDAWPIERMPAVDRNLARIAIFEMDYTDTPPQAVIAEAVRLAGDLSTDESPAFLNGLLSKALAEKPTTN
- the carA gene encoding glutamine-hydrolyzing carbamoyl-phosphate synthase small subunit: MTPIPALLVLEDGRVFRGHSFGAAGETFGELVFSTGMSGYQETLTDPSYHRQVVLATAPHIGNTGWNDEDDESARIWVAGYIVRDPAPRPSNWRSRRSLDAELDRQGVVGIAGIDTRALTRHVRDGGALRVGISTTTTDPTALLDKVLAQPQMAGADLVGDVTTAEPYVVPAVGEKRFTVAAVDLGIKTMTPTQLAARGIEVHVLPASTTIDEIRAIAPDGVFFSNGPGDPATADGPVALLREVLQADIPYFGICFGNQLFGRALGFGTYKLKFGHRGINQPVMDRTTGKVEVTAHNHGFAVDAPTDRATTTEFGEATVSHVCLNDDVVEGLELHRDGRLVGFSVQYHPEAAAGPHDANYLFDRFVDVMSAGKDA
- the carB gene encoding carbamoyl-phosphate synthase large subunit is translated as MPRRTDISSILVIGSGPIVIGQACEFDYSGTQACRVLREEGFRVILVNSNPATIMTDPDFADATYVEPITPEFVERVIAKERPDAVLATLGGQTALNTAVALHDSGVLAKYGVELIGASVEAIQRGEDREEFKKICLSMTDIPGGAPEVAKSSICHTMDEVVAAAEELGYPVVVRPSFTMGGVGSGFAHNEAELRNIAGAGLAASPVTEVLIEESILGWKEYELEVMRDTKDNVVIICSIENFDPMGVHTGDSITVAPAMTLTDREYQRMRDVGIGVIRAVGVDTGGCNIQFAINPVDGRMIVIEMNPRVSRSSALASKATGFPIAKIAAKVAVGYTLDEIPNDITRVTPASFEPSLDYVIVKIPRFAFEKFPAADPYLTTHMKSVGEAMGIGRNFTEALGKALRSLEDPKAPFEFNRPLPPLEEILDSASRPHDGRIQDVMKAMRAGATVEQLFETTKIDPWFLDQLALLMSVALEVKQADELTPELLRTAKRHGLADSQIAALRDLSTDVVRGVRWALGIRPVYKSVDTCAGEFAATTPYFYSTYDEESEVPTRTKEAVIILGSGPNRIGQGIEFDYSCVHATMALREAGYETVMVNCNPETVSTDYDTSDRLYFEPLTAEDVLEVYHAELKAGPVAGVICQLGGQTPLKLAQTLKDAGVPIVGTSPEAINLAEERGAFGRVLARADLPAPKHGMAASAPEAKAIAQEIGYPVLVRPSYVLGGRGMQIVYNDEALETYVANATEVSEERPVLVDRFLDEAVEIDVDALYDGTDLYIGGVMEHIEEAGIHSGDSACSLPPITLGDAVIEQIRHYTREIADGVGVRGLLNIQFALHADTLYVLEANPRASRTVPFVSKATNTSLAKAAARIMLGTSIAELRAEGMLRATGDGSVPLAGAPVAVKEAVMPFNRFRTASGAFVDTLLGPEMRSTGEVMGLSDDFGTAYAKSQAAGGGPLPTSGKIFVSIADRDKRHAIWPIKRLVDLGFTVLATSGTASVLRRNGVEAEEVLKLSEMAEGATQPSIIERITSGDIDLIFNTPEGTGDSGASTREDGYQIRTAAVLADVPLVTTVPGLGAATQGIEALQRGAIDVRSLQEWAALGAQR